The Salvelinus namaycush isolate Seneca chromosome 37, SaNama_1.0, whole genome shotgun sequence sequence ctggtactgtacatgccaGGAAATTTGATAAAATATGAATAGAAGGGCTATGGTACTGTGCTTGGCATATACCCCCAACGTACAGTTCTCTCCCTTTCAGTCATGAGCCTCAGGCTCCACCATTGGAGCAAGCTCTGTGTTCATATTGTTAGGTTAAGACTGTGCATGTGTGTCACCATTGTTTCTGGAGCCATGCAGCTCGTTGTCCACCATAGGCTGCTGGGCTTGACTTAAGGGTCCATTGGGGACGGGTGGGGCAATATGGGATGGGGGCACAAAAGGCTGGTAGATGCCCACCTCTGGACGTTCAGTGACTGTCCCCAGAGAGAGGGGCTCTGTCTCTGTGGGCCCAGTAAAGCTCTGGTACACATCCACAGCCTGGTCTCCATAGACACCCATCTCTGCCCCGTCTCGCAGGAGATGGCTGTATACAAGTGTGTCCTCGATCGAGGCATAGATATGGGACTCGTTGTCTTTTCGTGATTTGGGGAACCTCCCGTTGTGCTCTGGCAGGAAGCTGGTCCCGTTGGGGTTGTAGATGGACACTTGGTGAGACAGCTGTCTCTTCTTCTTCCTACTCAACAGGAGGGAGATCAAAACACATTATCACACGCAAAGTAGGCTACTGTAAAGAGAGAAAATTATGTTGTCTTAAATAGTCACACTTATTAAGTCCCATAATGATATAAAGTCCCTATGTATGCCAATTCCTATTTTGACCGCCTTTCCTTcgagttctctgctgccaatgactggaacgaattgcaaaaatcactgaagctagagactcatatctccctctctaactttaagcaccagctgtcagagcagctcacagatcactgcacctgtacatagcctatctgtaaataacccatccaactccctcatccccatactgttatttatttgttttgctcctttgcaccccagtatctctcactccagtgtttaattgctaaattgtaattattacaccactatggcctatttgttgccttacctcccttatcttacctcatttgcacacactgtatatatacttttctattgtgttattgactgtatgtttgtttattccatgtgtaactctgtgttgttgtttgtgtcgcactgctttgctttaccgtggccaggtcgcagttgtaaatgataacttgttctcaactggcctacctggttaaataaaggtgaaataaaataaaaaaatgtatctccACAACACTCCACCGTCACTGTTGCACTCCACTCCAGCAGGTGGTGATAGTGTAAACATGTGTTTCGAAAAAGAGCGCGTGGAACAGGAAAAACAACACTTGCTAGCAGCTACTCAGCTAGATAACTAACAAAAATGTTGCCTAACATAAAATCATTGAGAATGTTGCTTAACAGGCGATTAAAAGCGGCTGTCGACGAGCTATTCGGGGCAGTTGAAGCAACAATAGCAGAGTACCAGCAAGAATTATGCCGTTCAAAAGAGGAGAAAGACCGAACGGTAGCAGAGTACCAGGAAAAAATGTCCCGTTCGGAAGAAGAGAACGCCCGGCTACAGAGGCTGCTGGATGTCGTTCTTAAACCAGAAATAAAGTTACAGAGACTAGAAGGTATGTTACTTATTAGTTAAGCCCGTAACAACCATCATTTTTTACAGATACCTAATGCATGTTGGTCatttaaattagcaaaaatttaaTTAAATTggagacagattttcatgcgtTTTTCATTCAAAAATCCGCATGAAGAAAAATCGATTTTTCCCCACCAGTAGCGTTTCCACCAAACGGAGTTTGTGGCGACGTAGTgcactgtaatgaaacagcagggagcaggtctcgaaccctcgacctcctagcccgaggtccggcgcgctatcgactgtgccgcaaaagcatgctcaagcggcagagtcgatttccgcgcttataaacccagggtcgttacactactccctcctttcaaagagcgcgtcctcgcgctagcttgcgactttacgtcttacaggaacgcgctcaccggccaagcacacgcactgtcgtggatgcgaggtccgatcacttccgacaccaatgtaatgaaactggcagggagcaggtctcgaaccctcgacctcctagcccgaggtccggcgcgctatcgactgtgccgcaaaagcatgctcaagcggcagagtcgatttccgcgcttataaacccagggtcgttacactactttTTAGTTTAAGGtttcatgtaccgaatacaaATCAAAAGTTCTAtatgtttccatcacattttcaactctaccaatAGTTTCGTCACAAACATTGTcatgttaaatagcaaatgtgcctactttggtcttggcacgtgtgttctagccaacagctcatatagtctacatgagattattatgaAAAATAGtgagaatatttttatttgtcaagcATCCGTCATCAGAATAAGATCTTCGATATTATACACCACCCTGTGAAATTcataatttatttcatctgttgcctaataaactgcatggtttcacgAGTCATAGACGACCATACACCATATAATCTCTTGACTCCAAATTTACATAGATGGGAtgtttattatatcaatatttgcgcattaaAGTGTTTGCATCGCCTTTTCTCGCATCACTTATTTTATCGACACAAAAATATCACActgtcgaacgaacaaattatcTGTAGGCATTTATACAACTGTACCGAAACTTCCAGTTTCCATCACAGCTATCGTGTTATATATATGATATGACTTGCATAAAACTGTCTGGAAATGTGGTTACTGTGTAGCTCAAAAGTTACATCTGGCTAGAACACATTTCTTGTAAGCCAGCATCTCAGCATTAGAATGTACTAGCTAAATATATCATGCTCTTTTTCCCCACAGACCTCCAGCagctcactctctccatctctgaagAGGTTTCTCCTGAGCAGCAGGAGTGTAGTCCCGGTCTGGGGCAGGAGGACCCTTCCCAgattaaagaggaacaggaggaactATGGGTCATCAGTCAGAGACGAGAGCAGCTTCAAGCGATGGATTATGATACTGATTATACTGATGATTCTGCTGATACAGAAGCCTTCATATCTACTGCCAGAGTAAAAGGTGACTGTAATCAGAACCCAAGTCAGTCCTCACATGTTTACCAAATTTTAACCCAACGTGAAGAAAACACAGACAGGGATGAGCTACCCAGCACCACAATGCAAATTGAACAGATTAAAACAGAAAATGTCAGTAACAGTGACTCTCAGCCCCCATCTGCAGTCAATTCAGACTGGTCTGAAACTCAGAGTGAGAGTGGTGAAAGTGTTGATCGGATGGAGAGTGAAGAACCTCCACTCAAGTCAAAGAGAACACAGACAGAAGTTGGACCAAGCTTCCATGTCTGTACTAAAGTCAGAGAATCCACCGAGTTGTCCCATTTGAAATCCCCTATCTCCAGTAATGCTGTTCGTCATTGTAGAATATGTGCAAAACCTTTTATCACGATGACGTCTCTAGTGATTCATGCCCATAGACATAGACAGCTATCTCGGTGTGGTATCTGCGGAAGAACCTTTGAGTCTGTAGAAAGTTTGAAAGAACATCTACATTTTCATGTTGCAAGTACAGGATCACTTTCTTGTTACATCTGTGGTATACGTTTCACAGAGGATGAGGAGGTTTTGCTGGAAGAGCATATGAGAAATCACAAACTGAAACTGTATCGCTGTCTTGGGTGTAAGGAACGTTTCGATACTCGCCAGGGTCTGACATTGCATATGAGCACTCACACCAGGACTCTTGATCAGTATTGAAAATTGAAGACTGCCCTGACCTGGGCCTATGACCTGCAGCCTGAGCCTTTACAAGCagtctttttttattttgaaattGTAAAAACAATGTGAACGTGAGGGAGAAGTAGCCTATATTGTCGTAATCAAACTTCATTAAAACACGACAGCAGTTTTTGCTGAAGAAATCACTCTGATAAAATGCTCCAGTTCCATATCCTAGTAAAGGAAGCCTGAGTGAGGCCCAATGCAGTCTGTGTATACGGAAATGTCTTTTTTTATATCAAATAAACTATTGAAAGGAGAGTGTACCTTCTAATGCATAGTTACCATATGTACTCAAAAGGCTGGTTTCTCAGACAAAGATTAAGCctaatcctggactaaaaagcactttcaattGATATTAATCTCTATTTTAAAAGGAAAAATTATATCCACAAATATGTGCTAAGTGGCATAAAAAA is a genomic window containing:
- the LOC120031335 gene encoding myoneurin-like, with amino-acid sequence MLPNIKSLRMLLNRRLKAAVDELFGAVEATIAEYQQELCRSKEEKDRTVAEYQEKMSRSEEENARLQRLLDVVLKPEIKLQRLEDLQQLTLSISEEVSPEQQECSPGLGQEDPSQIKEEQEELWVISQRREQLQAMDYDTDYTDDSADTEAFISTARVKGDCNQNPSQSSHVYQILTQREENTDRDELPSTTMQIEQIKTENVSNSDSQPPSAVNSDWSETQSESGESVDRMESEEPPLKSKRTQTEVGPSFHVCTKVRESTELSHLKSPISSNAVRHCRICAKPFITMTSLVIHAHRHRQLSRCGICGRTFESVESLKEHLHFHVASTGSLSCYICGIRFTEDEEVLLEEHMRNHKLKLYRCLGCKERFDTRQGLTLHMSTHTRTLDQY